The following coding sequences are from one Nicotiana tabacum cultivar K326 chromosome 1, ASM71507v2, whole genome shotgun sequence window:
- the LOC107799798 gene encoding uncharacterized protein LOC107799798 isoform X2, translated as MLLIIYKDIHPNDIELAVIQIPLVDVAVENNPTPTHSDKSAEDSYDFSPTPDIQCKKKHDASVGPSSSPPHKKRKEQNIHPSNTAPVGVSEIAQNILHHNQLADLKNDEVSSLRKDLNSFKEYVVGEFKSLRSLINDNFKMLADHLQHNQQKESLHQRKKTTGRRDDGIEMPYEANLQDIPKRHRQIDTLVGDNIKSRVLGNTTSEVSYNTPHIDQEGVSTDYYVSQFELDDKFLPSQIPETRIVIHNSAKKVASTPLPSHKNRRPSTSVKLTPIFEKRHPFEDDSITGPHPTLII; from the exons atgttgttg ATTATTTACAAGGACATCCATCCAAATGATATAGAGCTTGCCGTTATTCAGATTCCTCTAGTAGACGTTGCTGTTGAGAATAATCCTACTCCTACTCACTCAGACAAGTCGGCAGAGGATTCATATGACTTTTCTCCTACACCTGATATCCAGTGTAAGAAGAAACATGATGCAAGTGTTGGTCCATCTTCATCACCGCCCCATAAAAAGCGCAAGGAACAGAATATTCATCCCTCAAATACAGCTCCAGTTGGTGTATCTGAAATTGCACAAAATATTTTGCATCACAATCAACTGGCAGATTTAAAAAATgatgaagtatcttctttgaggAAAGACCTAAATTCATTCAAAGAATAC GTTGTGGGCGAGTTCAAGTCTCTGAGATCATTAATCAATGATAACTTTAAGATGCTTGCTGACCATCTTCAACACAATCAGCAAAAAGAAAGCTTACACCAGAGAAAGAAAACCACAGGAAGACGTGATGATGGTATTGAAATGCCATATGAAGCCAACTTGCAAGATATTCCAAAACGTCACAGACAGATTGATACACTAGTCGGCGATAATATTAAG TCAAGAGTGTTGGGGAATACTACATCAGAGGTGTCGTACAACACACCACATATAGACCAAGAGGGTGTATCTACAGATTACTATGTATCTCAATTTGAGCTGGACGACAAGTTTCTTCCCAGTCAAATTCCAGAAACTAGAATTGTGATACACAACAGTGCAAAAAAAGTTGCATCAACCCCATTACCATCTCATAAGAATCGGCGACCAA GTACTTCAGTAAAGTTGACCCCCATTTTTGAAAAAAGACACCCATTTGAGGATGATTCAATAACGGGGCCGCACCCTACATTAATCATTTAG
- the LOC107799798 gene encoding uncharacterized protein LOC107799798 isoform X1, with amino-acid sequence MPLAMQVWFYECCSNVDPKIALQVDNVVPRILNWRTTENQPNFAYLMNNMFNDKGNMIIYKDIHPNDIELAVIQIPLVDVAVENNPTPTHSDKSAEDSYDFSPTPDIQCKKKHDASVGPSSSPPHKKRKEQNIHPSNTAPVGVSEIAQNILHHNQLADLKNDEVSSLRKDLNSFKEYVVGEFKSLRSLINDNFKMLADHLQHNQQKESLHQRKKTTGRRDDGIEMPYEANLQDIPKRHRQIDTLVGDNIKSRVLGNTTSEVSYNTPHIDQEGVSTDYYVSQFELDDKFLPSQIPETRIVIHNSAKKVASTPLPSHKNRRPSTSVKLTPIFEKRHPFEDDSITGPHPTLII; translated from the exons ATGCCCCTAGCTATGCAAGTGTGGTTTTATGAGTGTTGTTCAAATGTTGATCCCAAAATTGCACTCCAAGTTGATAACGTGGTCCCCAGAATACTCAATTGGAGAACCACCGAAAATCAACCAAACTTTGCTTATCTGATGAACAACATGTTCAATGACAAGGGAAACATG ATTATTTACAAGGACATCCATCCAAATGATATAGAGCTTGCCGTTATTCAGATTCCTCTAGTAGACGTTGCTGTTGAGAATAATCCTACTCCTACTCACTCAGACAAGTCGGCAGAGGATTCATATGACTTTTCTCCTACACCTGATATCCAGTGTAAGAAGAAACATGATGCAAGTGTTGGTCCATCTTCATCACCGCCCCATAAAAAGCGCAAGGAACAGAATATTCATCCCTCAAATACAGCTCCAGTTGGTGTATCTGAAATTGCACAAAATATTTTGCATCACAATCAACTGGCAGATTTAAAAAATgatgaagtatcttctttgaggAAAGACCTAAATTCATTCAAAGAATAC GTTGTGGGCGAGTTCAAGTCTCTGAGATCATTAATCAATGATAACTTTAAGATGCTTGCTGACCATCTTCAACACAATCAGCAAAAAGAAAGCTTACACCAGAGAAAGAAAACCACAGGAAGACGTGATGATGGTATTGAAATGCCATATGAAGCCAACTTGCAAGATATTCCAAAACGTCACAGACAGATTGATACACTAGTCGGCGATAATATTAAG TCAAGAGTGTTGGGGAATACTACATCAGAGGTGTCGTACAACACACCACATATAGACCAAGAGGGTGTATCTACAGATTACTATGTATCTCAATTTGAGCTGGACGACAAGTTTCTTCCCAGTCAAATTCCAGAAACTAGAATTGTGATACACAACAGTGCAAAAAAAGTTGCATCAACCCCATTACCATCTCATAAGAATCGGCGACCAA GTACTTCAGTAAAGTTGACCCCCATTTTTGAAAAAAGACACCCATTTGAGGATGATTCAATAACGGGGCCGCACCCTACATTAATCATTTAG